A stretch of DNA from Cottoperca gobio chromosome 18, fCotGob3.1, whole genome shotgun sequence:
ATACATCAAACTAATAGTCTGACACCTTACTCATATTAACGTTGAGTGTGTCATGTGTTCACCCCAGACTCAGAGGTCGCTAGGGGAAAGCCAGGCAGCTCTGCTGGAAAGGGTGGAGGAGCTGACTGAACAGCTGAAGCAGGAGAGACAAAGAGCGCTGGCACTGGAGGGACAACTTACCACCACTGGCCTGTCTCTACAGACCGTGGACAAGGTATCGCATCTGCATCTGCATGTATATAGAAAGACAAAAGATCATATGatgtcagtttaaaaaaaacatatatattctttctctttcagctACAGGAGCAAATTTCAGaactggagggagagagggatctAATAAAGGAAAACTATGACACTCTGCTAGATAGGTGAGAGTTTAAGTCTTCTAagatgtaatgttatgtaaaatGCACATCAACCAGGAGGTTTGAGGGGTGGAGCCTTTGCTTTCTGGGAATTGAGAGTAAATGCAAGTTGCCATGCATGAGCAGCTGAACATGACTTTAGGAAAGGTTcatattgaaatgaaaaagtctttatttacttaccggtttattgccaagtaggtctCCACATACAAGggatttgctttggtgtattggtgcataacataaacatagtaaaaataTGAGCAAGACTttgcaaaaatcaagaaacatcattatagaatagaaaatatgaaaataaacactattaaaaaggtgtaatatatctgtattaaacattaaagagctgtgcagtttttatATGCAGTCTTAACATTTGACAATGACTTCTGAAAGTCATCTTGTGTTTCTCCTTGTATGTTTATCTTTACCCTTTTTTCCTTCTTAGCACTTTATCTGTGCAAAGCAACAACGATGGCGAGGTGGAACAACACAGAGAAGTGAACCAGAGGAGGGAGGAACGGGGAGAAAACATCGGTAGGATGGACATCCAGAGACTGGAGGAAATGCTGcgagaagagaggggggagagaggcagGGTGGAGCGGGAGAAGGAGAAACTGAGACGAGAGAAGGAGATattagaggagaagagggagcgAGACAGAGGTAGGAGTCTCAAGTGTTGGCACTGCATCTGCTGAACTTTGACAACAAGAACGAATGGAGTTAGTTAAGGAAGAAACATTTCATATGATTGAAATTagaccatttatttatttatttatgtgtcctgtgttgtttcACTTAGAGTTTTCTGGGACGAGAGGCAAAGAAGAGCAACTGGAAGAAGAGATTCTCCAGCACAGAGAGCAGATTTCTTCTCTTCAGGACAGACTGGACTCTGTCACCAaggtcagagaagaagaagaatatacTGCTGAAAGACGTCACACATCAGCTTCTTATTTATTCTGTGTATTATGCTGTTTTCAGCACACATCCTTAGGTTGGATAGTAATACCACTGTGTAGaatactacaagtaaaagtactgagtAACAACTGAGTAAACGTACAAAGGTATTAACATCAACATGTACTTGAagcaccaaaagtaaaagtactcattatgcagaatgagaAAGAGCATTTtcttattggattataattaatgtattcatcactgtcatgtgtgttAGTAATCGAACTatacaaagtaactagtaactatagctggattaaaaagtataaagtagcaaaaaatggatatactcaagtaaagtacctcaaatgtgtaaatgtacttagttatatCCCACCACTGCTGATACTGACACTTGTCATCATCTCTCCTGCAGGTGTTTGACATGAGTGTTGAGGATCTCAGCGAAACTCTTATACAGATCAAGGTTTGTACACTTTTCTACCTCTGTTAGGACAGCTTTAAAAGCAATATAAATTACTTTCAAACCTTATTGCATGCTTTCTCTCCGACTTCAGGCATTTAGGATGCAGCAGGAGAGTAGGGCAGCACTTCAGTTCCTCTGGGCTGATGGGAAGGTGGAGGATTCGCCCCGTGATCTAGCAAACATCCAGGCATTGCATGCTGAGACTGTGCTGGAATTACAGAAAACCAGAAACCTTCTACTGCTGGAGCACCACATTAGTAAAGacctgcaggtaacacacatacacagtgagCACATTTGTCACATACATGTAGACAACACAACATTGTAATCAGCATCCTGTGACTTTCagttttctttcaaaataattcTCTTCCCGTTTTAACTGAACTTGTCTTGGATCAAACTTTGTTTCCTCCCCAAGGAAGAGTTGAACACAGTTAAACAGAAGATGGggagtgagagggaggagagcaggaggaggatgacagagaaagacaaacttTTATCAAAAAGAGCTCTTCAGATCAACGCTCTACAAGGTATGAACAACAACACTAATATATGTAGTAACAGCAGAGACAAGAGGACCCAATATACTTCATCATCATTTACTTTTGTGCTGTCTatcattgattgattgattgacatgAGACTCTAAAAACTCTTTATTCTTTTGTACTTTAAAGCTCAGTTGAAAGAGTTAGCGTACAGCCCCAGAAACTACAAACGCACCATACCAATACAGTACACCTGGCCAGCTGGAAACCAGGAGCTGGTACAGCCCATTGATGACGACATGTCTTTTTCTCAGCTGAGGGCTGGGGAGTCACTGTTGGAGATCCACCTTAAGGTCTAGAAAAACTGAGAGTTGTACCTgaatttcatgttttttctttcgGAGCAAGTTTCCCATAAAGCTGAAATCTGTTGTTTTGGATCTCCAGGTCGCCACCTTCACCCCAGCAGGGCTTCGTACCCTTGGCAGCATCCGTCGTGAAGACATCGTCACCTTCTGCACCTACAGCCTCTTGGACTTCGAGGTGCACTCCACTCCTCTGGTGTCAGGCAGCCAACCCGACTACGGCTTCACGTCCCGCTACGCTCTAACAGCCCGAGATCTGGGCACACTGGGAGGTCAGGGGTCAAGGGTCAGAGTGGAGCTCCACCAAGCGTTAGGAGGGGTCAGGTTTGTGACACATGGAAGTGGGCAGATGTCCCTCATGGGTGCCatggaaaggagaggggagcgtGTCGGTGGACGTGTCAATATCACAGGTCAGTAATGTTGTATAAAGTAATATactgttttatgtttgtttttataaatatatatatatatatacatatacttttATTGCCATTAAATCATAAGGTACAACCACAAAATGTCCAATATATTTACATGTCTTTgcaattattactattattttagtattttatacACCCAGTGATacaaaagaaaacttcataTTCATCCAtttatacacataaacacatatatatgtgcatataaaAATTAATTTGTGCGTACAGATTGACCCACAtccatatataaaaatgaactAAAAGGTGTGTTAATTATGCTGACTAAAGATGACTGGACAAACAGGccggagagaaaaaaagaagcaaataaataaataaagagaaagatttaaaaataatatactGGATTCGATGTTTTTGATTGTTAACATGCAGTGATTGCTAATATGAAGATATTCTATACCTTAATGGATAAATTACCTGCAGTTGTGTTGTAATGTTCCCTGTGTATTAATATTATCTCCATTCATTTGATGACTACATTTCAACCCATGTCTAAAAATGTGTCTGTCCCCCTGCAAGGCTCCGAGGATGCACTTGTTGGTGTTGTGGATTTCTGGGTGCGCCTGTTTAATCCTGCAGAGCCCATAGACCGTGTGTTAGAGAGAGGGGCTGACAGGAGAACAGCGCCACAGAGGAGTCCTGTGCTCGTCTCTCTCGGCTGGCATGATGCTGGTCATGAGGTGAAATAGGGCTGGACTTGGATTTTCTATGTGACCTTTTAGAGACAATGTCTAATTACCTTATTgtcaacatattttatatacagcTAGGAATAAAACTGTTCACAGTGTGTGGATTAGCCATTCtaacaggattttttttttaaactgtctgCAGGAGTTATATGACTACGGTGGGGGGATCCCCAATGAGATTGTGGTTATTTTGGAACGCTGTGTGGGCCTTAATGCTCGCTGGCCGGGACTTCTTCCTGATGCCTACCTGACGTACAGGTTCTACGACCTGCCGCCTCATGCCTCTCAAACGGTCCGGTCCACTGCTGAGCCGGTGTTCAGTGATACCACCAGCTACCCACTGGCAGTAACAGCTGATGTGTTGCACTACCTGAGGTATGATGGTCTGGAAACTgaacaaataatacattataataaagaTGGCATTACTTGGGATTGCTAGCAGATAAGATCATTCTTAAGTCTAATTAATATTATCCTCAAGGACTTAAGAaagattttctcaattttacAATTCTTATAAAGTTAGTGCTTTAGATAATCCTTATCTTTGCAAGATATTCAACTCCTCTTCTGTCCAGGTCCAGCAGTTtgtgggtgtatgtgtttgATGACAGTGAGGATCAGATACCACCAGCCTACCTGGCCAAGACCCCCATCCCACTGCGAGCCCTGGCTACAGgcagggaggtcagaggtgagggagagagaaaaaagtaaaacatttacatttttcatctgcATCTCCTTGAGGAAGCATCGATTTAGATGAAGATGgaagttatttttttatcattacaTCACATGTTAAAACCCAAACCACCCAATCAGcagtttaaaagtgtttttatctgtttttctctctgtcctgccAGGTGACTATGTTCTGAGGGACCCAGCTGGTGGACCTCGGGGTGTAGTCAGGGTGTTGATTCAATGGAAGTACCCCTTCCAACCAACGGTGGGCACTGTGCTGGGTGGACAGGGAAGACAGGACAGAGAAATGGAAAGCactgagagggaggagaggaggagagaggaggctgaagCATCACAGAGGCCTATAGCCAAGCCCAGAGTGAAGGTGATATTTATTCTAGTGTGTCAAACTCCTCACACCTCAGACACTTGCTGTGTATATTAATCACTATATTATCATAACTATCTGAGCTACAACACAATAGACATATGCAGAAATAGGTAATGAGATTAATCTCAACCATGCAAAGTGAAGCAACGTGATTCTTTTTCTCAGTAATGTACCACTTTATTCTCTTTTCTCCCTACAACATCTCTAATACGCTGTCATACTTTTGGAAATAGAAGTCCTCAAAGTTCAATGTGTATATGGTAAAATCAATGATGTGTTCAAAGACATATTCTTGTTCCTTAGCTTAACACCTGTTCTTCTGTGTCTTTACCACAGACTCAGCTACTTGAGCCGAGAGAAACCAAAGCAGTGCAGAAAGAGATTAAAGCTTTGGTAAAGTTTTAAGCACCAACAAAAGTAGCATATTCAagcataaaacatattttgtttacCAGTGTATTCGTCTGTTTACAGGCTCGGCTTCCATCTGGGAAACAGAAAAGCTCACAGAACACACGGTCACAGCAACTCACCTGTGTGAAGCCGCtggacacagacaggaagagatcCACCAAGAGGTCACCTGACCTTTACCACAACACACGGCATCTCACGCCCGAGCCAAGACCGACTACGCCCTTTCATCTGCCAACAAGAAAGTAAGTTTCAGTCTTTTGTCCATTTCATTATCTTGTTTTTGTAGAGCTTGATGATATTGATGGAGTTTTAGGATTTGtgtagaaagacagagaggaaacaggaacCTTGTCGAGTCAACTGTCACAAAACGTTTAAACAGATTTGAATTGTTTAATTAAcgatttaatgttatttaagaTCTTCACCCATCACACCATCGAGTTCAAGCTCTGCCAGTGATGACAGGACTGAGGTAGGAACTCATTGTCTCTCGCAACAAGCCTTCAAAATATATCTGATGGAGTCATtttcacaggaaacaaatgTTAGTAGAAGGAGAAACAAGAGTACTATGGGCTCATATCAAATGTCTTCTTCTCAGGACCTTCCCTCTGTGGATCAGGTGTcaatggaggaagaggaggaggaagaggagaggagtgagagTGGTAACTATTTTTATTCACACAATGGGCCTAAACACCTGCTTCTTTCAGCACTTTGAAGCctcattatttaaatatgaatagaATGATTATAGTATAACCCATCTGACCTCAAATCCTTTACGAAATATAGAAATGTACGATAcaaaatatatctgcaatacATATGAAGCTGTCACATGCTGACGAGGCTTTCATGTACAGCTCAGTagtcaaattaaaaatgaaatattaatccAGTTTCTTTTTTGACTgaacagctgctgcaggagacgGTGAAGCCTCAAACTCTTCAGAGTCAAGCTCCTCACAAAGCGACATCATCATCAGCCCACCAAAGCGGAAAATGAGGAAGGTACGGACAAGAAAACGATTTTAGCATCACTCTGTGCAGTTATAGTCATTTGTATATCTGTGGCTTTAGTATAAGTTAAATATTGTGTTCAAATATTTATGATATGAATAGTTAACTATGTTTGTTTTATGCTTCAGGGAGACAAGCTGAGAGTCGAGATTCTGTCCCTGACGTTTGAGCCGTCCTCACACGTGGCGCTGGACAAGTCAGTGCAGCGTGTTTATGTGGAATACCGGCTGCTGGGTGTGCCCATGGAGACGACAGAAACACCCATGTCCCTCCGCAAACCCACAAAGGGAGAGGATATTCACTACAACTTCACACGAGGTGAGAGCGTGAGAgctttgtgtatgtttgtttctagaaagttttaattattttataaccCCCAAATCTCTCTGCTTGTCTCGCTCAGTGATTTATGTGGATGGTTCACACTCAGCTCCACTCAGACAGTATCTTTACACCATGTTGGAGGGCACTGACCACAACCAGGGCAGGTAGAGTCACCAATTTCTTGTTGTGTAATTTTACACGTTAAAGTAGGAATACATATGTTTATGTCTCTgcactgtctgtgtgttatgTCAAGGTTAAAGTTCACAGTAGTCAGTGAGCCGATGGACGACGAAGATGAGTGTGTGGACGTCGGACATGCTTTTCTGGACCTACAGGAGCTGCTCCTGACTGGAAATGATGTCAGCGACCAACAAATTGATGGTAGGCGTTGTATTTGTGTCATACTTTCTATACCAAGACTCTTAAAACCAATTGTGagtgaaaaaataaacaggCTGCACAGCAAATGTCAATAATGAATGAAACAGTAACTGTGTGTCACAACACATCCATCTGCCCAGACAAAAACCAACACacagaaagtaacagaaaaGTAGGTggataaataatagaaataaaggTAGTGAATAAATAggtcaggaaaaaaaagagaaaatccttCCACAAGTAAGATAGcttgtcaaataaataagtaaaagacAAACACGTCCCGTTTTGCTCTGGAGCAATGCCAAAAATGGCGGTCCAAGGGTTTGTTGAAGGTTTTCTGGTGAAGGTTTCTGAAATACTTAACTCTACTTTACTACTCAAACTTAACTAAAAAAGAGGTCATGACCAGTACATGTGAAAGAGTGAGGCATGTACACTTTTTCAAGGGTGTTTTTTTAAACCctttcttgctgttcggagttgtatcgtCATGATTGTttgcgtcagctaaatgtaaagtaatgtaataacGTGTGAAACATAGACCTTtattacagtctgtctgtccctgtgtctctTTTTCCCCCAGTTGTTAGTGTGGATGAAGACAAAGAGGTGATAGGAAATCTGAAAGTGTCTCTGGAAGCAGCAAAAGCCCTGACTGGGATTTACCAGGAGTTTCACCAGAAAAGAGAGACCAAGAAAGAAGATGACAcggatgaagaagaagaggagaaggaggaagagaagaaaaaagaagaaatagtgATCGAGTATGATGACGATGATAGTGACTTCTGAAAGCAATTAGGATAAGATTAACAGAGAGGTTGTATTTTATATGAAAtacttttgtttcttcttcttcttcaacatTTCCCAAAGCAATTAAATAAAGAGTAATTTTTTGAAAGGCATTTGACACAGTTCTTTAAAGTTTATGTATTGTTCTTGAAAAAAAGTCACATAATTCAATTATCATTCTTAATCACAATAGATTATCTTTAGACTTTATGTATAACAGTAGACTTTTAGTAAAGGTATTGTTCCCCCTGCAAGAGTGGTGTTGAGCTGATATTAATCTTTATAACTGATAACTTGTCCTTGAAGGTAATTTTAAGGTCTTGCCATCAAATGTGGAGTTCTTCAACAAAGCTAAAATAGCTTGTTAGCTCCTTAATTTGTGCCATCAAATATAATTGACTTTAAAACACTCTTAGCATGAAGAAGGCTAAAACTATCCTGGAAATCTCCAAAACCATGCTTCTTTTCAAGCTGGTTGAATGATGTGATtgggaaaaataaatacatttcaataacCAGTTAACCATTCCTCCAGACTAATCTCTGGCCTGTTTACTCGTGTATAATCTGTCCATCCTATCTTGATCTATTAAGTATGCTGGTTCCTCTGTCACTTTATCCCATCATCTCCTCTAAATAACAATGTTTAACTCCCTGACAAGCCCTCCCACTCCACACCTCCCACTCCACACCtcctctttttttgtctctcttttatgttgttgtttgttttaggtttgtttgattgttttgttttcctctttctttctttttgtctttacaCTTAACTTCTTGAGTTGTGATGTTATAGCTACAGTTAAAAGTAAAACTGGtgatataatatgtaaatatatgtaaatgtcaTACTGTTTCCGCTTCAAAGCAATAAAAAtagttgtaaataaaataaaaggttgttTGCATTTCAagttcaaaatgtaattattaattcaTCATATAAATACGGATTACGGAATATTAAACAAATCTAATTGTAAATCATCATGTTTTTTCTAAACTTTTGTAGTGAAAGTATAGAAATTAcgatttgtatttttaaaagtatcagtttatattttaattattactaGAGACGGTTTAAAAAGGGggagtatatattttttattactaaacaaacacatcaaagcCTTAGATAGACTGTAAACCACATCTCGCGAGACTGTGATTTAATGCGGTCACGAAAACTATGACATTTCCGATAGTCTTTAAAAGCATCATCAATTTGGAGACACCTGTTGTCGACAAAACTAACGGTAGAGTTGAGTGTTaagtttaaacttattttatacagtctatagtTGGAACTTGATGCTAAATctacaaaatgaaacaattgCCATACATTAGAGCTTGTTTAAGTTGTGAACTATTTTAAAAGTGGATCCAGGGACCGgttggctaacgttagcgaCAAACTGCAGGCGCAAAAGTAGTTTTTCAACTGTTAGCATAAGTAGTTCAACTGCTAAAAATATCTACAGTTGGCTCCTTAATTCAAAAATGGTAAGTATCTGTTAACTTATATTAATTTAAGTCAACTTTAAAGCCACCCAATTATCCTGAGGCTAGTTTAGTTGTGTGCCAATGATGGATAATTATTATCAGAAGTTTTAATTTTATAGCCGCTATTAACGTTACTAAGAAATTATAAACTGCATTTACGGCCTAACGGCCCCCAATGTCAGCCATCTTCTTTCATGAGTAAATGGACCTttcactttcagtgttttaatgaaaaacaagaaacatGTTTGGCTTTGTGATTAACAGAAGGAGATAATGAAGTGTGTGGGCCACCAGCAGACCAGCCAGCTGCTCCATAACAAGTTCATTGTGGTGCTGGGAGACTCCAGTGAGTAGTCTCTTAAAATCAACATCTCTTTCAAATGAATCTTTGTAAAGGAAcaactgtgttttaaaaaggtttaaccTCACaccatttaatttaaagaagGAATGTATTTCTCATTGCTCTTAAATGAGCTGGCAGGCAGGTTAACTCCATTTACATTTCAAGTAGTTTAGGGCTGCACGATTTGAGGAAAATGTATGACGATGATGTTGAATTTTGCGTTAACGATATtacttaataatataatactattaataaacagcctttcttctgttttgagtatactgctaaaatacaacgaaatgcattttgaaaaataaaacaatttccaGCATTCTTTTATTGAGCAAATTGAACATTGAACTGTGCACATAAGGAActaataagaaaagaaaagaatgatagttacattttaaagtaaaaattgTGGAATGTAACAGTCTTCGCAATGTGTTTATTGCGCAAATTCACATTGTGAtggctaaaaaaagaaaattaaaaatatatgacTAGTTTGATAAATCCAGCTGACAATGACTGATAGGGTTGGTTTGTTGGTATAAATATGGTTTGGCCCtaatttcaatttgttttgttgacaGTC
This window harbors:
- the rpgrip1 gene encoding protein fantom, with amino-acid sequence MRGGLMPTVPDALRDVKAWKKHHVMKTKDPQRLFRFPREHLEDLCLRLQEENSVLKQHTRTQEQRLRRMSTRLMRLRQARPGSSGVKERDMEDTIQELEARVAMLESQKGVLQNKLSLAKQHIMDLGGRTPYKFSKGKCMEMEGGVRRAAQTAPPRYGPMLEDTRAEMERFRSSVTEQVRAAELELTAQALRDTLREKEREIEGTVRDMRKKQADRHRITIRENVDQIRLQKQLSDKSTALRVTQEKFNNLQEAYENQLEETQRSLGESQAALLERVEELTEQLKQERQRALALEGQLTTTGLSLQTVDKLQEQISELEGERDLIKENYDTLLDSTLSVQSNNDGEVEQHREVNQRREERGENIGRMDIQRLEEMLREERGERGRVEREKEKLRREKEILEEKRERDREFSGTRGKEEQLEEEILQHREQISSLQDRLDSVTKVFDMSVEDLSETLIQIKAFRMQQESRAALQFLWADGKVEDSPRDLANIQALHAETVLELQKTRNLLLLEHHISKDLQEELNTVKQKMGSEREESRRRMTEKDKLLSKRALQINALQAQLKELAYSPRNYKRTIPIQYTWPAGNQELVQPIDDDMSFSQLRAGESLLEIHLKVATFTPAGLRTLGSIRREDIVTFCTYSLLDFEVHSTPLVSGSQPDYGFTSRYALTARDLGTLGGQGSRVRVELHQALGGVRFVTHGSGQMSLMGAMERRGERVGGRVNITGSEDALVGVVDFWVRLFNPAEPIDRVLERGADRRTAPQRSPVLVSLGWHDAGHEELYDYGGGIPNEIVVILERCVGLNARWPGLLPDAYLTYRFYDLPPHASQTVRSTAEPVFSDTTSYPLAVTADVLHYLRSSSLWVYVFDDSEDQIPPAYLAKTPIPLRALATGREVRGDYVLRDPAGGPRGVVRVLIQWKYPFQPTVGTVLGGQGRQDREMESTEREERRREEAEASQRPIAKPRTQLLEPRETKAVQKEIKALARLPSGKQKSSQNTRSQQLTCVKPLDTDRKRSTKRSPDLYHNTRHLTPEPRPTTPFHLPTRKSSPITPSSSSSASDDRTEDLPSVDQVSMEEEEEEEERSESAAAGDGEASNSSESSSSQSDIIISPPKRKMRKGDKLRVEILSLTFEPSSHVALDKSVQRVYVEYRLLGVPMETTETPMSLRKPTKGEDIHYNFTRVIYVDGSHSAPLRQYLYTMLEGTDHNQGRLKFTVVSEPMDDEDECVDVGHAFLDLQELLLTGNDVSDQQIDVVSVDEDKEVIGNLKVSLEAAKALTGIYQEFHQKRETKKEDDTDEEEEEK